In a genomic window of Variovorax paradoxus:
- a CDS encoding 4Fe-4S dicluster domain-containing protein, translated as MRAEPGETLAKQLALVIDLNVCVGCHACVTSCKQWNTSGSAGPLADFEPYGANPTGTFFNRVQTYEAGSFPNTDTVHFPKSCLHCEDPPCVPVCPTGASYKRKEDGIVLVDYDKCIGCKYCAWACPYGARELDEERQVMTKCTLCVDRIYDEQLPKEDRKPACVKACPTGARLFGDVKDPDSEVSRAIRERGGYALMPEWETNPANRYLPRRNMAAPAQGTPE; from the coding sequence GTGCGCGCCGAGCCCGGCGAAACCCTCGCCAAGCAGCTCGCCCTCGTCATCGACCTCAACGTCTGCGTCGGCTGCCATGCCTGCGTGACCTCGTGCAAGCAGTGGAACACCTCGGGCAGCGCGGGCCCGCTCGCGGATTTCGAGCCCTATGGCGCCAACCCCACGGGCACCTTCTTCAATCGCGTGCAGACCTACGAGGCCGGTTCGTTCCCGAATACCGACACCGTGCACTTCCCCAAGAGCTGCCTGCACTGCGAGGACCCGCCCTGCGTGCCCGTCTGTCCGACCGGCGCGAGCTACAAGCGCAAGGAGGACGGCATCGTGCTGGTCGACTACGACAAGTGCATCGGCTGCAAGTACTGCGCCTGGGCCTGTCCCTACGGCGCGCGCGAGCTCGACGAGGAACGCCAGGTCATGACCAAGTGCACGCTGTGCGTCGACCGCATCTACGACGAGCAGTTGCCCAAGGAAGACCGCAAGCCCGCCTGCGTGAAGGCCTGCCCCACCGGCGCGCGCCTGTTCGGCGACGTGAAGGACCCCGACTCCGAGGTCTCGCGCGCGATCCGCGAGCGCGGCGGCTATGCGCTGATGCCCGAGTGGGAGACCAACCCCGCCAACCGCTACCTGCCGCGCCGCAACATGGCCGCGCCCGCGCAGGGCACGCCGGAGTAG
- a CDS encoding molybdopterin oxidoreductase family protein — protein sequence MHDPLAAPTPTDRTEVKTTTCYMCACRCGIRVHLREGEHGPEVRYIDGNPDHPLNKGVICAKGSSGIMKQVSPARLTQPLLRKPGSERGAGEFEPIGWDRAFEILTERLAKIRATDPKKFALFTGRDQMQALTGLFARQFGTPNYAAHGGFCSVNMAAGMIYTIGGSFWEFGGPDLERAKLFVMIGTAEDHHSNPMKIAISKFKRDGGRFISINPVRTGYSAIADEWIPIKPGTDGALLMALLHELIASELIDHAFLQRFTNAPQLVVLDEGEREGLFAFDPERGPPGDGRHPHNKLVWDKASGTVKPAYPEGIADGCDPALEGHYTLADGTRVAPSFQLLRERVASCTPEWAQAITGIDAARIRQLAREMGETALRQAFELPIAWTDAWGKRHETTQARPVAFHAMRGLAAHSNGFQTVRALAILMSVLGTIDAPGGFRHKAPYPRHIVPNYRAFNDPGMIQPNTPLNAAPLGFPASPDELAINPDGSPIRIDHAFSWEHPLSAHGLMHNVITNAVKGDPYRIDTLLIFMANMAWNSSMNTMAVREMLNRKDEQGEYMIPFLVVCDAFQSETVAFADLVLPDTTYLERHDAMSMLDRPISEFDGPVDSVRIPVVPPTGQCKPFQEVLIELASRLKFPAFTTAEGGRKYADYPDFVVNFQPQPGIGFLMGWRGKDGTEHLRGEPNPKQWEAYAQNNCVFQYHMPETMHYMRNWNREYLDFAKDKGWRQRNDPVQLALYSDTLQSFRLAAQGKSAGRQPPEGLRERIATYFDPLPFWYAPLEEAATDTAAYPLNALTQRPMAMYHSWDSQNAWLRQIHSHNYLHVNPVTAEAAGIADGGWCWVESQWGKVRCMLRYSEAVEPGTVWTWNAIGKADGAWQLAPGADEARKGFLLNHLISEELPCAGTASGRISNSDPITGQAGWYDVRVRIRPAEPGEPEESYPQFASMPSAPGVLGKAAQVLTYFAGRGRK from the coding sequence GTGCACGATCCGCTGGCGGCGCCCACGCCCACCGACCGGACCGAGGTCAAGACCACCACCTGCTACATGTGCGCCTGCCGCTGCGGCATCCGCGTGCACCTGCGCGAGGGCGAGCACGGGCCCGAGGTGCGCTACATCGACGGCAACCCCGACCACCCGCTCAACAAGGGCGTGATCTGCGCCAAGGGTTCCTCGGGGATCATGAAGCAGGTGTCGCCCGCGCGGCTCACGCAGCCGCTGCTGCGCAAGCCCGGCAGCGAACGCGGCGCCGGCGAGTTCGAGCCGATCGGCTGGGACCGCGCCTTCGAGATCCTGACCGAGCGGCTCGCGAAGATCCGCGCCACCGATCCGAAGAAGTTCGCGCTGTTCACCGGCCGCGACCAGATGCAGGCGCTCACCGGCCTGTTCGCGCGCCAGTTCGGCACGCCCAACTACGCGGCGCATGGTGGCTTCTGCTCGGTCAACATGGCCGCGGGCATGATCTACACCATCGGCGGCAGCTTCTGGGAGTTCGGCGGCCCCGACCTCGAGCGCGCCAAGCTGTTCGTGATGATCGGCACCGCCGAGGACCACCACAGCAACCCGATGAAGATCGCCATCAGCAAGTTCAAGCGCGATGGCGGGCGCTTCATCTCGATCAACCCGGTGCGCACCGGCTATTCGGCGATCGCCGACGAATGGATCCCGATCAAGCCCGGCACCGACGGCGCGCTGCTGATGGCGCTGCTGCACGAGCTGATCGCGAGCGAGCTGATCGACCATGCCTTCCTCCAGCGCTTCACCAACGCGCCGCAGCTGGTGGTGCTCGACGAGGGCGAGCGCGAGGGCCTGTTCGCCTTCGACCCCGAGCGCGGTCCGCCGGGCGATGGCCGCCACCCGCACAACAAGCTGGTGTGGGACAAGGCCAGCGGCACGGTGAAGCCCGCGTATCCCGAAGGCATCGCCGATGGCTGCGATCCCGCGCTCGAGGGCCACTACACGCTGGCCGACGGCACGCGCGTCGCGCCCTCGTTCCAGCTGCTGCGCGAGCGCGTGGCCAGCTGCACACCCGAATGGGCGCAGGCCATCACCGGCATCGATGCCGCGCGCATCCGCCAACTGGCGCGCGAGATGGGCGAGACCGCGCTGCGCCAGGCCTTCGAACTGCCGATCGCCTGGACCGATGCCTGGGGCAAGCGGCACGAGACGACACAGGCGCGGCCCGTGGCCTTTCATGCGATGCGCGGGCTGGCCGCGCATTCGAACGGCTTCCAGACCGTGCGCGCGCTCGCGATCCTGATGAGCGTGCTCGGCACCATCGACGCGCCCGGTGGCTTTCGCCACAAGGCGCCGTATCCGCGCCACATCGTGCCCAACTACCGGGCCTTCAACGACCCCGGCATGATCCAGCCCAACACGCCGCTCAATGCGGCGCCGCTGGGCTTCCCGGCCAGCCCCGACGAGCTCGCGATCAACCCCGACGGCTCGCCGATCCGCATCGACCATGCCTTCTCGTGGGAGCATCCGCTGTCGGCCCACGGGCTGATGCACAACGTCATCACCAACGCGGTGAAGGGCGATCCCTACCGCATCGACACCTTGCTGATCTTCATGGCCAACATGGCGTGGAACTCGAGCATGAACACGATGGCCGTGCGCGAGATGCTCAATCGCAAGGACGAGCAGGGCGAGTACATGATCCCGTTCCTGGTGGTGTGCGATGCCTTCCAGAGCGAGACCGTGGCCTTCGCCGACCTGGTGCTGCCCGACACCACCTACCTCGAGCGCCACGATGCGATGAGCATGCTCGACCGGCCGATCTCGGAGTTCGACGGGCCGGTCGATTCGGTGCGCATCCCGGTGGTGCCGCCCACGGGGCAATGCAAGCCCTTCCAGGAGGTGCTGATCGAGCTGGCCTCGCGGCTGAAGTTTCCGGCCTTCACCACGGCCGAGGGTGGCCGCAAGTACGCCGACTATCCCGACTTCGTCGTCAACTTCCAGCCGCAGCCGGGCATCGGCTTTCTGATGGGCTGGCGCGGCAAGGACGGCACCGAGCACCTGCGCGGCGAGCCCAATCCCAAGCAGTGGGAGGCCTATGCGCAGAACAACTGCGTGTTCCAGTACCACATGCCCGAGACCATGCACTACATGCGCAACTGGAATCGCGAGTACCTCGACTTCGCGAAGGACAAGGGCTGGCGCCAGCGCAACGACCCGGTGCAGCTCGCGCTGTACTCCGACACGCTGCAGAGCTTCCGCCTCGCCGCGCAGGGCAAGAGCGCGGGCCGCCAGCCGCCCGAGGGCCTGCGCGAGCGCATCGCCACCTACTTCGATCCGCTGCCCTTCTGGTATGCGCCGCTCGAGGAGGCCGCGACCGACACCGCGGCCTATCCGCTCAATGCGCTCACGCAGCGGCCGATGGCGATGTACCACTCGTGGGATTCGCAGAACGCGTGGCTGCGGCAGATCCACAGCCACAACTACCTGCACGTGAATCCCGTGACGGCCGAAGCGGCGGGCATTGCCGATGGCGGCTGGTGCTGGGTCGAGAGCCAGTGGGGCAAGGTGCGCTGCATGCTGCGCTACAGCGAGGCGGTCGAGCCCGGCACCGTGTGGACCTGGAATGCGATCGGCAAGGCCGATGGCGCATGGCAGCTCGCGCCGGGCGCCGACGAGGCGCGCAAGGGCTTCCTGCTCAACCACCTGATCAGCGAGGAGCTGCCGTGCGCGGGCACGGCCAGCGGGCGCATCAGCAATTCGGATCCGATCACGGGGCAGGCCGGCTGGTACGACGTGCGCGTGCGCATCCGGCCGGCGGAGCCCGGCGAACCCGAGGAGAGCTATCCGCAGTTCGCGAGCATGCCGAGCGCGCCCGGGGTGCTGGGCAAGGCGGCGCAGGTGTTGACGTACTTTGCGGGGAGGGGGCGGAAATGA
- a CDS encoding LysR family transcriptional regulator: MTGKSDQQNSTRLRLNLRQLEVFVATARGGSTRAAADRIARSQSAASSALADLEGSVGALLFDRIGRRLVLNENGRALLPKAQALLDQAAEVQALFSGEHAAPLRVAASFTIGEYLLPERVSAWTALHPQSQVHLHIANTRDVIDAVAGFDVDVGFIEGPQTHPDLVVRAWRTDELVIVAAPGHALADRVATHRQLSQATWVLREHGSGTRQVTDAWLIQNLEQVQVGFELGSTEAIKRVVASGTGLACLSRYTVAQALEDGHLIELRTKLPAGTRRLATVMHRDKLLGRATADFLRHCGASVPRGAVAPLPG, from the coding sequence ATGACCGGAAAATCAGATCAGCAGAATTCGACCCGCCTGCGCCTCAACCTGCGCCAGCTCGAGGTCTTCGTGGCCACCGCGCGCGGCGGCAGCACGCGTGCCGCGGCCGACCGCATCGCGCGTTCGCAGTCGGCCGCCAGCAGCGCGCTGGCCGACCTCGAGGGCTCGGTCGGCGCGCTGCTGTTCGACCGCATCGGCCGCCGGCTGGTGCTCAACGAGAACGGCCGCGCGCTGCTGCCCAAGGCCCAGGCGCTGCTCGACCAGGCCGCGGAGGTGCAGGCCCTGTTCAGCGGCGAGCATGCGGCGCCGCTGCGCGTGGCAGCCAGCTTCACCATCGGCGAATACCTGCTGCCCGAGCGCGTGTCGGCCTGGACCGCGCTGCATCCGCAGAGCCAGGTGCACCTGCACATCGCCAACACGCGCGACGTGATCGACGCGGTGGCGGGCTTCGACGTCGACGTCGGCTTCATCGAGGGCCCGCAGACACACCCCGACCTCGTGGTGCGCGCCTGGCGCACCGACGAACTCGTGATCGTGGCCGCGCCCGGCCATGCGCTGGCCGACCGGGTCGCCACGCACCGGCAGCTGTCGCAGGCCACCTGGGTGCTGCGCGAGCATGGCTCGGGCACGCGCCAGGTCACCGACGCCTGGCTGATCCAGAACCTCGAGCAGGTGCAGGTGGGTTTCGAGCTCGGCAGCACCGAGGCCATCAAGCGCGTGGTGGCCTCGGGCACGGGGCTGGCGTGCCTTTCGCGCTACACGGTGGCGCAGGCGCTGGAAGACGGGCACCTGATCGAGCTGCGCACGAAGCTGCCCGCGGGCACGCGGCGGCTCGCGACCGTGATGCACCGCGACAAGCTGCTGGGCCGCGCGACCGCGGACTTCCTGCGCCATTGCGGCGCGAGCGTGCCGCGCGGGGCGGTGGCGCCGCTGCCGGGTTAG